Genomic window (Lycium barbarum isolate Lr01 chromosome 2, ASM1917538v2, whole genome shotgun sequence):
CCTTTTGGATACAACAATTACTACATTTTACTGAGAGAAAAGGAATCATAAATTAAGGTTTACTCGCACATCAAACCTTTTAGTGCTATTATTATTTGCTTCTTCAACTTTGTATCAGTTACAAAAATAGTACCTATAAACCATCACGTTGAAACCTTCTATTGCTTCATATTGTCTCTTCTCCATATCTACATCCCACAAACTTAAACCTTGACAAAATATTTTTATTACAGATCTGATATTGGTTTGATTTTGAATTTTGGTCCCCGTCGACAACAATGATGTAGTGATCCGAAGTTCATGGGTAAGATGAAAAAGGAAAATTACAAGCATTGAATTGAAATTTCAGACAAGGATCTATATTCTTTTTCTTCTCCCTTTTTCATTTACTTGTATAGTCTCTCTGAATTGTCAAAAGAGTTGATTAGTGTATATTTTTAGTTAGGTGAAAGAAGAAAAATTAATTGCATGATTATATTATTTTACAATATTTTACTAGAAAAAGAATCCGATAAAGCTTAGAATACATAGTTCTTTTCTCTACAAATTGAGTGTTAACTTTTCTTCCCCTTCGAGAGAATTGTTCTTCGAGATCTTTATAAAATTACGAAAACTCGAAAAGCCAGTCTATTTTCTATGATGAATTTGCTTTTCTATTTTATTTCTTCCATATGCATTTTTTTCCTTAATacgttttctttatttatttttcctttgCAAGTTTTGGATTATATAATTGTTGGTTTTATTTTTAGCACAATTAAAGTTTTCTCTCTTCTATATCGATAAATTTATACAATCAAATAAgataccgcgcgaagcgcggatcaATTAACTAGTAAAGAAATAAAGTAGGAGTAAAAATAAGCCATATGAAGAAGTTATAGCACATGCCTTCAAAAAGTTAATCTAAGAGgctttctataataaaaaaaaaaaggcttgaaAATGCATTAATATTTCTAAAACACCTCATAGTAGAGGAAATAATAAAAGACAAATTTAGGGGTAAATTTGAAAAAGAAACCTTTAGTTGACAACCCTTAGTTGTAATGTAACCAAGGACTCTAACTAAGTATTACAAAAAAGTTATATTGACCcttattatatatagtaatatAGTAGTAATATCAAGCAAAAAACTTTCCTAATCATATGACACACCTATAGAGAAGTAATATGTATTTGTTACGATCTTTAAAAGACACGTGCATCTAAAATTGCTCGTTAAACTTGATCCTCTAGCAAAATATCATAGCCAAGTAACTCTACTGTCATTATATGCTAATCTTGTTTTAGCCAAATAGCCAACCACTAACATTGACCTAAGTTAGCAGGGAGTAGAAACATACAACAATATTTACTTGTATAGATGCAATAGTTGGAACCATCATCTATGGTTAATTGGCAGTCTTCTTCGcgataaaaaataatgaataaaaacATGTAAATTAAGACACACATACAAATAGAAAAATatttagaaaataaaaatacCACAAATAAATTAGTAATTATCTCATAATCAAGTAGCACATCCAAAAAATTATGTGCTCCCTATGCTTGGTTTCTCTCCTTTCCTTAATTCTTTATTATTGAGTCTTGAGGATTTTCGTGGATGCAATGGGTGATGACCCAACAACTACAAGTTATATATATCCCTCCATAATTCATATCTTTCCAACTTCATAACCCCCCAATGAGTTTATTACAATTGAAAGTGTGTGCCGTTTTATTCCCCCAGGGTCACCACGTTAGGCATGTTGGAATAATGCTCCAAATAAATCTAATTAATGGGGTAGTTACTTTTGTAACATCTTGAATAATAGGACGGAAGAAGAACTAAAATATTGAATAGGAATGAGTGGAGTAGTAAATACTGAGACATTTAAATATAAACATTAAAGAATAAGAATGAATCGAGGAGTAGTAATTGACACATTTATTTTTGTACAATAAtaagtaataaaaatgaaggaaaaaatgtaaaaaaaaatgagaaaaaagataaatatgattcTTGGTCAAAGAGAGGTGCCGCATCACATCTTTAattcctagctttatattatatatagattggaAGTTGGAATAGGTTGTCTACTGTAAAAATCAAGAGGCAACGTGTAGTTATTGctttgttatttttttaattaagggAAGAAAAATGAGCTAAATGAAGTTTACAAAAATCTTGTGATTTAGAAATTGAATGAAAAGTGCAACAACTATTAGGCAACACAtttgataaaattaattaaaagaatACGCTTCTAAAAAGAATAGCAGTTGTACAACATTTCAGAATCTTTCTACAACTTTACTTCATATTTTTGCAACAAAATATGGAAAAGCATTATAAGCAAACAAACATACCACGATACCATAATGGTCAGGGGCGGAGCGAGGAAGGGTCAAGGGGCCTTCTTCGATAGAAAATTACATTGTTTATacatgattaaaattattttttatgtataggTAAATATTGAACCCCCTTTGACTTCTTCATGtgtttattttttcatattttgaagagaaaattacactgtatgttCATTGGGGCAACAAAGTTACCAAAATTGACCCctttttttaattcttacaaaaaatgacccaaacttctctctctctttgcctttgtatatatgtttgtatatgttggtataagtgtctgtatatgtttgtatatatctGTATAAGTTTGTACTATTTCTCGTAATGTAAGTTTTGGGCTATtcttttgcaatgtaagtgatcaacttgtatatttctgaaattttcccTATTTTGAATCCCCTTAATAAAAATCCTAGTTCCGCCACTGATAATTATTGTGCCCACTGGAAGACATCAAGACCCTTGCCAAAGGGGACGCATATAATGCCCTTTGATGAATTACAAATGGCTTCTCAAAATCAATACTTATTTCTCGTGCTAATTTATGGCTTTAAAACAATTAAGACATAATTGCTTATGATTCCAAATTACTATTAGAATTGTTCTACATATGCCTAGCTTCTAGGATTCCAATTAACACATACATTTCGAGAAAAGAGAGAATCGAAAGAAATGAAAAATCaactaaaatcaattattttaAAGAGAAAAAACAAAGAAGAGAATTTAAAAGAAGACCATTAGCCTTGCTGCAGTACAGAGAAATATTTCTTTATGTGCCAATTTTACATACGATTACATCTCATTCTGGGGTGTTCCAATTTGACGCTATTTTACTAATAGCTTTCTTTATCTAACTTCAATTGCGTCCAACAATAAATTTATTTAACTATAGAAATTTTACAGTTTGATGTAGCTTCTCTTTATTTACAATTTAATTTTGCATAATTACTTATAAATACCAGCTTAATTACTACAACTAACATATAATAGTCTAAACTCCATTTATAtccacacaaaattttcatatcaAAAGCATAGAGGTGTAATTCTAAATTCAAGGGAGGAAGTGGAAACCATATTCGATCCACATCTACTAATCAACGTTTTATAGAAACATTAAACCAACCTTTCTTCCCAGAATGGAAAACTGAACAGAGAAGGGGCTAACTGAAAATGAATAATTGTTTTTGCCTAATAAAAAGCAATGAATACACGAGCAGAGCCCAGATACCAATTTTGTATAGAAAATGAATACAACATGTAATCCTAACACCGCAGAAATTTGAAGAGATCAAGTAGAATGTTTTCCGCGTCATATAGCAGCATTCCATATCTCATTTCTTCACAGAGGTTATGGGATAAAATGTTTAAAGCCTTTATAAAGTGTaaatatataatagtattatCTAAAACATTGTGTTGGAGAACAATCCATGAGTCATTTGAGCAAAAGAAGATTGGCCTTTAGATATCTTTTGCATCACTTACATTTTTTGGCCCTTTGATTTTTGTAATTAATGTGAGCTTTATGGGACCATAAGTAGGAATACCAAGGGAATCAGAAATCACTACCTGCTTATGAATTTTGATTTTCAGTAAAGAATATGAATAGTGGGAGAATAAATGATAATAATTGTGACTTTTATTCTTAACTAAAATAATAAGATAAGATAAATGAAAAAATAggataaaaattcaaaaaaaaggagaaaaaagataaatgtcaatggaggccatagaggggtgccacataggattgtctatgcctaactttgTATTATATACAGATTGAATCCTACACATAAGATCATTTCGAATGCTAAAAGGTTTTGGTTCATTTTATTTTTGATATAAGAGATGCCAAAAAAGAAAGGAAGGAGGAGTCCTCTTATATGGGGATTGCAGATCTGGCTAGTTATTTAACTTTTTATATAGCCATCACATACCGGACTACTACATTCCATTAGTTTAAAGTATtaggggcaatttgcaggattgcccttcgctggggtggcCTTTAATTGCCCCTCAAATTAgcggtatttaatttttgcccttcgctaaaattTCTTCATTTCGAGTTCGAACCACCGCTCAATAAAAAATTATCAAGGCTGAGTTTTGTACATGCAAAATTCTACTTACCTTAATGTAGAGTTTTGCATGCTTCAGGCAGAATTCCAAATTCTACCTTAAGGGCAAGACTCTGCCTTAAGGCTGAATATTACCTTCAAGCAAAATTCTGTCTCAAGGAAGAGTTTGAAGGCAAAATTTTGTCTTGCGAATCCAAGCCTCTgcctttcgattttttttttttttactgagttggaattcgaacccagaacctcgagatattaggcgaaaggcaaaaattaaagagcaccaattcgagggacaaaaattaaagaccagcccaaaagaaggataatccgccaaaaaaaaaaaaatgaagtattAGACTTAGAATTGGAACCACTAAGTTCCAAGCCTTGTACTTCTAGTTGAgatattttattagtttgaaaACTATGTATAAGTTGAGGGGGATATTTAAACCTCCAATAATTGAAAGAGAAAGGGACAGACCAATGAATATAAGATTGTCCTTCATAGATAAAATAAAACAACAAAAGAAGAATAAGTAGACATTTTTGCAACTGCCAATGAGGGTGGCAAAACAGAAGGAGACAAGGTCAAATTACATCAACAAGGTCCAATAGATCCAAGAAGATTTGATGAAGTATAAAGAGATTTTGAAGCTgtttggaagaagaagaagacaaggTGAAGAATCAATTTTTTATCGGTCTACATCTCCTTGAAGAATTtacaattccaaaaaaaaaaaacaagggtcTGACTCTATATTCTtgcttattttaatattttactaTTTAAGTATTATCAGttgtaatatcatcatagagTGTGTTATAAACTCTGTGATGATCATATAATATTTAGTGCtttcttcttattattttttacatGCATGTTAGTTAGTAGAGATTTTTTACGCCTCaataggattagtaaggtaagaCCTAGCTCATTTGCTTGTACTTGTCCCTTGCATATAATTAAAAAACTAGCCCTAGGCACCTCGCCTggtggaaaaaagaaaaaaaaaagtagacatTTTTGCTGATTTGACATATCTATTTAGACTTTCCAGCGTCAATAGATGTTTTTTTTGGACATTTTGATGATAAATAGGACTTTAAAATTGTACAAATTTCTCAAACTCAAATTACATTCAATCACTCTCTGTTCTGTTACCATTGCCAACTTTTCAGACAAATAGATCTGTAGCCTGCAAAAAAACCATGGAGAAAAAGATAGAGATAATATCAAAACAGTTGATTAAGCCATCAGTTTGTCATGTTGAATCCTTCAATTTGTCTGCTCTAGATCAACTAGCCTCTCCTACTCATTATCCAATTTTTTTATACTATCCACATGATCAAGAATCAACCAATTTATCAACTAGATCCCTACAACTAAAAAGTTCCTTGTCCAAAATTCTTGCTGATTTTTATCCCTTTGCTGGTAGATTAATCAATGACAACACTTCAATCAGTTACAATAATTCTAAAGATGATGATTTTGGAGTGTTGTTTATTGAAGCTTTTACACATAACTACAACCTCCAAGAAATTCTTCTTTCAGGGAGCAAAACAAACACCTTAGAGCAATTTGTCCCACCAATGGATTCGCTATTGAAAACTCATTTGCTGGTTGTTCAAGTCACAGTCTTCGAGTGTGGAGGCATGATCCTAGGTTGTTTGGTTTCTCACAAGCTATCTGATGCTAGCTCTATTTGCACTTTCATCAATAATTGGGCAGCCGCGGCTCGAGGTGCTAATAATTCGAATTCTTTGACCCCTGATTTTACATCAGTGGTCAAAGTCTTCCCACCAACTAAACAACCGTCGCCATTGCCATTTGCGAATCCTGTTGGTGGTGGTGAAGAGAAGCAAATCATTACGAAGATTTTCTCGTTTGATGGGCCTAGCATAGCGGATCTCAAGTCTAAGGCTCTGAGTAAGGATGTACCGGGTCCCACAAGTGTTGAAGCAGTGTCGGCTCTGATATGGAAGTGTGCGACCGTCTCATCTAAAAGCAGTACTGGTATGTCTACCTTATCCCTCGTAGTGAACCTCAGGAAAAGGCTTGTACCTTCATTGCCCGGTGGGACCATTGGAAACTTACTTGCCTTTTCTGTGGCTACTAAAAGTAATGAGAGAGACAAAAATGACTTATCAAATCTTGTGACCATCTTGAGAAAAGGTTTATTAGAGTTCCCTAGTTTAAATTGGGATGTGGCTTTGGACCACATAGTTGAGAATTGGAACAAGTTAGATCTTATATCAAGAAACAATGACACAGAGTTTTATAGTTTTTCTAGTTGGTGTGGTGTACCATTTTATGAAGCAGATTTTGGATGGGGGAAGCCAAAATGGATAAGCACTATGTTTCAATACAAGAATTTAATTGTTCTCATGGATGCAAAAGATGGTGGGATAGAAGCCTGGGTTTGTTTAGAGGTAAAACATATGTCAGAGTTTGAGCAAAACCCAAATTTACTAGCTTTTGCAACCACCAAATAAGCAATTACGAGTTAATTTTCACAAGTCTCTTGTCCGAGCAATAAGAATGGAGAATTTCCTGGTAGGGACTCTTCCCTCTGTATGGCCATATGCGGCGCAAATCTGGACTTGCGGGGCAGTGAGTTCTGGATACCATATATTTAAGGTTCTTCGTCTGTTTATATTTTCCCATTTCCTGCGGTCTTGTTTCGTCCCCATACTTTTACCTTATAGTAGTAGCAACGGACTTACACAAGCTTTTATTTTGTATTATCAGAGCAAAATATAATTATAGACTTACAAGTTTATCAGAAGTCAGAAAATTTTGACTCGAACAGCGTATATGCAATAAAAGTTTCACTAGATAAAGTACAAATAATAGAATTCGAACCCAATAAATCAAATACCTTGTGGAAAAATTCCAACCTCGAAATAATATACAAATCCTAGATCTGCCTCTTTTTGGTCCTTAAGATTGAATTCACGCAAGTTCAGTCTAGACTCTGTCAAGTGAGCCGGGCCAGCCCAAACCCGGCCCACCACCGGCCCGGCCCAAGCCCACTAATAagtgtaaggggctgggctaggtgggttttattagggggctgggccggacaaggtggacagcccaccagcccggcccaccataagcccgggtgatggcccaccggggcaccggcccggcccagcccggcccacttcaaattaaaaaaaaagaagataagtattacatttattactaataataagtattttaaaaaaattgtatcccaataaaatagttgtagctataattgtgggattcttaaaattttggaagcaaatatatgaaatatttattaattattcaaaccatagttagaatcttactttagttaattaaaacttaaccattaattttaactcatgtaatgtgtctcttattcaagtaagaacttgagaaaaatggagacaataaaaatgaagaggaatcgaattcgttaatatttaattgctactaaatgaaaaataatttacctctgaaattgctgatgcgtgaaataaatcaaataccccttttaagttactatcttgctgttggcttacacaagttcaaaaatatttcaataggttatacagtatactatataataatataaactattagttatatatataataatatattaatataatcttattagtttcaaatattttatatataataataattaaatattttttagcataTTGAAATGTCTCCACCGATGATGGAGAcgtgacaatctgcacatgacattaggacttaggatcagatgagataattaaattaagaactttggtttagtatcaaaactcatgtgcattgttcccatttagttcccatttagatgagtaggaaatttagagaaagaggagagtagggaattgtgagataatatggagaagaatgaatggtatttatagtttgaaaatagggccaaagtataatttaaggaacttgaaggttaaaataaagttgacaacaactagattttaaagtattaaacttaataaattttagcattagaattttttttaaaaataattaaaatccggctcggcccactaactaaaacccggcccggcccactaactaaaacttgGCCcgacccactaactaaaacccagcccggcccactaacgggcccggttagcccgacgtgtagcccctatccgaggtgggctgggccggacaccctttccctCTTCAAGCCCGGCCCCCAGCCAGGCCCACTTAACTTACGGcccggcccggcccggcccacttgacacccctAGTCTAGAGTTGAAAACTTATTACCAAACACGGACAAAATATAAACAGTGGCCTCAAAAGGTGCTATTTGGAAAAATCAACCCTTTGTCGATAAAGCACTAGGAAATCCAACTAAAATAGTCTATGAGCAAGAATTCACCATTTCCTTTCACTTTGTGTTGTGTGGATTTAATTCCATATCAAGAATAATCGCAACCAAAGATACAAAATTTTGTTATTATGTTACATTGCAAAAATATGGGTCACCTGCCACATCCATAAATGTCTAAAATTTTGGTAAGACATCACAAATTATGTAGCACATGACACGAGGCAAAATAGGAGGGGACCAAAAATTCCATTTATTAGAAGTGGCAAAAATGTGATCATCCCCTCAAAAAGCTCAAATGACTGGTTGAGTACATCGAAAATTATCTGCAGTCTGCTCCAACAGCCTTGTGGTCTttcatttttgcccttcgctaaaaattTCTTCGTTTCGAGTTCGAACTCTCGctcaataaaaattaaaaaaaaaaattcacaatgcaaaactctgcctttgCGAATCCAAGCCTCTGCCTTTCAaaattcctccttttttttttttttttttttcctgagctggagttcgaacccagaCTCGAACTATtaggcgaagggtaaaaattaaagaccaccaattcgtgggacaaaaattaaagaccaccccaaaagaaggataatctgcgcaaaaaaaaaaaaaaaaaagaagtattaGACTTAGAATTGGAACCACTAAGTTCCAAGCCCTGTACTTCTAGTTGAGATATTTTGTTAATTTGAAAACTATGTATAAGTTGAAGGGGATATTTAAACCTCGAATAATTGAAAGAGAAAGGGACAGATCAATGAATATACGATTGTCCTTCATAGATAAAATAAAACAACAAAAGAAGAATAAGTAGACATTTTTGCAACTGCCAATGAGAGTGGCAAAACAGAAAGAGACAAGGTTAAACTACATTAACAAGATCCAAGAAGATTTGATGAAGTATCAAGAGATTTTGAAGCTGTAATTGGAAGACGAAGACAAGGTGAAGAATTAAATTTTTATCGGTCCACATCTCCTT
Coding sequences:
- the LOC132629192 gene encoding stemmadenine O-acetyltransferase-like, whose protein sequence is MEKKIEIISKQLIKPSVCHVESFNLSALDQLASPTHYPIFLYYPHDQESTNLSTRSLQLKSSLSKILADFYPFAGRLINDNTSISYNNSKDDDFGVLFIEAFTHNYNLQEILLSGSKTNTLEQFVPPMDSLLKTHLLVVQVTVFECGGMILGCLVSHKLSDASSICTFINNWAAAARGANNSNSLTPDFTSVVKVFPPTKQPSPLPFANPVGGGEEKQIITKIFSFDGPSIADLKSKALSKDVPGPTSVEAVSALIWKCATVSSKSSTGMSTLSLVVNLRKRLVPSLPGGTIGNLLAFSVATKSNERDKNDLSNLVTILRKGLLEFPSLNWDVALDHIVENWNKLDLISRNNDTEFYSFSSWCGVPFYEADFGWGKPKWISTMFQYKNLIVLMDAKDGGIEAWVCLEVKHMSEFEQNPNLLAFATTK